The Lysobacterales bacterium genome includes a region encoding these proteins:
- a CDS encoding carboxypeptidase regulatory-like domain-containing protein — protein MRRPALEVRLMKKSLFAVAALAAGIRLALAADPAALNIVVFDAGQPVPGTQVLVDGQPQAVTDDYGGARIVLSPGSRELVLRGDGRELLRLDLVLSEGEVAELIASLRPDAPALVQYESSQAGLVVQAVDPASPQPAQPPGVLAGRVTSSEGGTPVAGARVFIAGTPLDVRTDADGRYQVELPPGDYTISVIAAQFDSRTLEGVAVGSGESSGRDVELTPAGLELPEFVVLEPYIEGSLASLVEERRDSASVADFLGAEQISRAGDSDAAGALKRVTGLTLVDGKYIYVRGLGERYSSVLLNGAQIPSPDPTRRVVPLDLFPTDVIESVLVQKTYSAEMPGEFGGGTISLRTRNAPEGLVAKVSATTGWAQGSTGKDGLSYAGGSRDWTGYDSGARSPQGALAEALATGRRIGTQGNTFTPAQLEPIGIALAQGSAYTPTPRRLDPKYGLSASLGNGWDLGPVRLGVLGSLRYDNSWDLTEETRATYTGRDVTLNDRFDVSTTTQNVELSGFLNVGARIGEDHVLRANWLLARVTEDEVQVQDGLSDSQELTRYKLEWTENQLRSLQLAGEHRFPFLGGLGAQWTWTRSQARREEPNRRTYAYQRNAQGQQALNTGSSQLVQSFATLVDDADGLDVSLDYPLSLFRGRLALTPSLGASTFTRERDNALRSFNFLNYQTLPAGAVLLPLEAILSAQNLRVGGVRVNEATQPTENYTASQDIDARFLAIDGNWQERYRLAAGVRRERDRVALVPAPIGTGSAQPIENGETRNLPFAIATWKYSDAQQVRLGYSRTLSRPDFRELSSSPFTDPQLDLLFFGNPDLRTTRIENLDLRWEHYFTPAESLSFSLFRKAFTDPIEKSQRPGGSGAQGALINAPSATLDGAEVDIYRQLGFLEDQGWFRGLSDRLSWLRLDRVRWDNVYVSGNYARIRSTVELDFPAECGGPPDGGFLTSCERPLQGQSPYTGNLQVGYLNPDSGREYSLLLNRFGARIAQVGVDGAPDIYEQPVNQLDAVFQQSFLDNWAFKLRLRNLLDPQVRFEQGGSATRSYRRGREILLTLEWKP, from the coding sequence GTGCGCCGACCAGCGCTGGAAGTGCGCCTGATGAAGAAGTCCCTGTTCGCCGTCGCCGCGCTGGCCGCCGGCATCCGCCTGGCGCTGGCTGCCGACCCCGCGGCCCTGAACATCGTGGTGTTCGATGCCGGCCAGCCGGTGCCGGGCACCCAGGTGCTGGTCGACGGCCAGCCGCAGGCGGTGACCGACGACTACGGCGGCGCGCGCATCGTGCTGTCGCCCGGCAGTCGGGAGCTGGTCCTGCGCGGCGACGGTCGCGAGCTGCTGCGCCTGGACCTGGTGCTGTCCGAGGGCGAGGTCGCCGAGCTGATCGCCAGCCTGCGCCCCGATGCGCCGGCGCTGGTGCAGTACGAAAGCTCGCAGGCCGGGCTGGTCGTGCAGGCGGTCGATCCCGCATCGCCGCAACCGGCGCAGCCGCCGGGCGTGCTGGCCGGCCGCGTCACCAGCAGCGAGGGCGGCACGCCGGTGGCCGGTGCACGGGTGTTCATCGCCGGCACCCCGCTGGACGTGCGTACCGACGCCGACGGCCGCTACCAGGTCGAGCTGCCCCCCGGCGACTACACGATCTCGGTGATCGCCGCGCAGTTCGACAGCCGGACCCTCGAGGGCGTCGCGGTCGGCAGCGGCGAGTCCAGCGGCCGCGATGTCGAACTGACCCCGGCCGGCCTGGAGCTGCCGGAGTTCGTGGTGCTCGAACCCTATATCGAGGGCTCGCTGGCCTCGCTGGTCGAGGAGCGCCGCGACTCCGCCTCGGTGGCCGATTTCCTGGGCGCCGAACAGATCAGCCGGGCCGGCGATTCCGATGCCGCGGGTGCGCTCAAGCGAGTCACCGGCCTGACCCTGGTCGACGGCAAATACATCTACGTGCGCGGACTGGGCGAACGCTATTCCAGCGTCCTGCTCAACGGCGCGCAGATTCCCTCGCCCGATCCGACCCGACGGGTGGTGCCGCTCGACCTGTTCCCGACCGACGTCATCGAAAGCGTGCTGGTGCAGAAGACCTACTCGGCGGAGATGCCCGGCGAATTCGGTGGCGGCACCATCTCGCTGCGCACCCGCAACGCCCCCGAAGGACTGGTGGCCAAGGTATCGGCGACCACCGGCTGGGCCCAGGGCAGCACCGGCAAGGACGGACTGAGCTACGCCGGCGGCAGCCGCGACTGGACCGGCTACGACAGCGGGGCCCGGTCACCGCAGGGCGCGCTGGCCGAGGCCCTGGCCACCGGCCGGCGGATCGGCACCCAGGGCAACACCTTCACGCCCGCCCAGCTCGAGCCGATCGGCATCGCGCTGGCCCAGGGCAGCGCCTACACACCGACCCCGCGCCGCCTGGATCCAAAGTACGGACTGTCCGCGAGCCTGGGCAACGGCTGGGACCTGGGGCCGGTGCGCCTGGGTGTGCTGGGCTCACTGCGCTACGACAACAGCTGGGACCTGACCGAGGAGACGCGCGCCACCTACACCGGACGGGATGTCACCCTGAACGACCGCTTCGACGTCTCCACCACCACCCAGAATGTCGAGCTGTCCGGCTTCCTCAACGTCGGCGCCCGCATCGGCGAGGACCACGTCCTGCGCGCCAACTGGCTGCTGGCGCGGGTCACCGAGGACGAGGTCCAGGTCCAGGACGGCCTCTCCGATTCCCAGGAACTGACCCGCTACAAGCTGGAATGGACCGAGAACCAGCTGCGCTCGCTCCAGCTCGCCGGCGAGCACCGCTTCCCGTTCCTGGGCGGCCTGGGCGCCCAGTGGACCTGGACCCGGTCGCAGGCGCGGCGGGAGGAACCCAACCGCCGGACCTATGCGTACCAGCGCAACGCCCAGGGTCAGCAGGCGCTCAACACCGGCTCCAGCCAGCTGGTGCAGAGCTTCGCGACCCTGGTGGACGATGCCGATGGCCTGGATGTCTCTCTGGACTATCCGCTGTCCCTGTTCCGGGGGCGGCTTGCGCTGACGCCGAGTCTGGGCGCGTCGACATTCACGCGCGAGCGCGACAACGCCCTGCGCTCGTTCAATTTCCTGAACTACCAGACCCTTCCGGCGGGCGCGGTGCTTTTGCCGCTCGAGGCGATCCTGTCCGCGCAGAACCTGCGTGTCGGCGGCGTGCGCGTCAACGAGGCGACCCAGCCCACCGAGAACTACACGGCCAGCCAGGACATCGATGCCCGCTTCCTGGCCATCGACGGCAACTGGCAGGAGCGTTACCGCCTGGCCGCCGGCGTCAGGCGCGAGCGCGACCGGGTGGCTCTGGTGCCGGCGCCGATCGGCACCGGCAGCGCGCAACCGATCGAAAACGGCGAGACCCGCAACCTGCCTTTTGCGATCGCCACCTGGAAGTACAGCGATGCCCAGCAGGTCCGGCTCGGCTACAGCCGGACCTTGTCGCGTCCGGACTTCCGGGAGTTGTCCAGTTCGCCGTTCACCGACCCGCAGCTCGACCTGCTGTTCTTCGGCAATCCGGACCTGCGCACCACCCGGATCGAGAACCTGGACCTGCGCTGGGAGCACTACTTCACGCCTGCCGAGAGCCTGTCCTTCTCTCTGTTCCGCAAGGCGTTCACCGACCCGATCGAGAAGAGCCAGCGTCCTGGCGGTTCCGGCGCCCAGGGCGCCCTGATCAACGCGCCCTCTGCAACGCTCGACGGCGCCGAGGTCGACATCTATCGCCAGCTCGGCTTCCTGGAGGACCAGGGCTGGTTCCGGGGCCTGTCGGACCGCCTGTCCTGGCTGCGGCTGGACCGGGTCCGCTGGGACAATGTCTACGTGTCGGGCAACTACGCCCGCATCCGGTCGACCGTCGAGCTGGACTTCCCCGCCGAGTGCGGCGGCCCGCCCGACGGCGGCTTCCTGACCAGCTGTGAGCGCCCGCTGCAGGGGCAGTCGCCCTACACCGGCAACCTGCAGGTCGGCTACCTGAATCCGGACTCCGGCCGCGAGTACTCGCTGCTGCTGAACCGCTTCGGCGCCCGCATCGCCCAGGTCGGCGTCGATGGCGCCCCGGACATCTACGAGCAACCGGTGAACCAGCTGGACGCCGTCTTCCAGCAGAGCTTCCTGGACAACTGGGCGTTCAAGCTGCGCCTGCGCAACCTGCTCGATCCGCAGGTCCGGTTCGAACAGGGTGGCAGCGCCACGCGCAGCTACCGGCGCGGCAGGGAGATCCTGCTCACGCTGGAGTGGAAGCCCTGA